A single window of Fibrobacter sp. UWR2 DNA harbors:
- a CDS encoding fibrobacter succinogenes major paralogous domain-containing protein produces MKNFRLISTVAISAFLFACSNGTGNPGSAEGDVSAVEKAEGAVAQSAKQPAPEAESGSTESEALDEGIAETEIPESSSSEEASSSDTGYSWTEEEISDFLEEFNISPADTARHDPDSLGVWHFYDPRGAHDNPDFAYGSMTDPRDGNVYKTTTIGGQVWMAENLNYFDIEGAASSIKNDWCYWDKPENCESAGRLYTWNVAQRICPEGWRLPTKADWESLLQEVGADSLNEILWKGSSKLKSMSGWENEGSGTDDFGFTALPAGMKFTTSTQDGFTYHGCSSLMWAATEADGGAADSLAYHMYLDCSNDNAIVNTVRKINGLSVRCVKDE; encoded by the coding sequence ATGAAAAATTTTCGGCTCATATCAACGGTCGCCATATCTGCGTTTCTTTTCGCATGTAGCAATGGTACTGGCAATCCTGGAAGTGCAGAAGGGGACGTGAGTGCTGTGGAAAAAGCTGAAGGCGCCGTAGCGCAGTCTGCAAAGCAGCCCGCTCCAGAAGCGGAATCTGGTTCCACGGAGTCTGAGGCTCTGGACGAAGGTATTGCCGAAACCGAAATACCTGAGTCATCTTCGAGCGAAGAGGCTTCTTCTAGCGATACGGGCTATTCCTGGACCGAAGAAGAAATTTCCGATTTCCTTGAAGAGTTCAACATCAGTCCGGCAGATACGGCGCGTCACGATCCTGACAGCTTGGGCGTATGGCATTTCTACGACCCCAGGGGTGCGCACGACAATCCCGACTTTGCCTATGGCTCGATGACGGACCCGCGTGACGGGAATGTTTACAAGACGACGACCATCGGCGGCCAGGTCTGGATGGCCGAGAATTTGAACTACTTCGACATTGAAGGGGCGGCGAGCTCTATCAAGAACGACTGGTGCTACTGGGACAAGCCCGAGAACTGCGAATCGGCAGGTCGCCTCTACACGTGGAACGTTGCACAGAGGATTTGCCCCGAAGGCTGGCGCTTGCCGACTAAGGCGGACTGGGAATCCCTGTTGCAGGAAGTCGGGGCAGATTCCTTGAACGAGATTCTTTGGAAGGGCTCTAGCAAGCTCAAGTCTATGAGTGGTTGGGAAAACGAAGGTAGCGGTACAGATGACTTCGGCTTTACGGCACTCCCCGCGGGCATGAAGTTTACTACCAGCACCCAGGACGGTTTTACCTATCACGGTTGCTCTTCCCTCATGTGGGCTGCCACGGAAGCCGACGGCGGTGCTGCGGATTCCCTGGCTTACCACATGTACTTGGATTGCAGCAACGACAATGCCATCGTGAATACGGTGAGAAAGATCAATGGACTTTCGGTCCGTTGCGTAAAGGATGAATAA
- a CDS encoding tetratricopeptide repeat protein codes for MNIRLSAVLLVLSIGISLASDPRLEQGAIFEAKGDYEMALGEYRAILAEQPKNGEAYFRAAEVYTKTKNYSRAIANYRLAYKFEPTMSAAYEGIAKVYEALGDKKKAAEERAKDPKNRPAEEVAAPVETAAPAESAPAAPVAEAPKAEPPAPQKVAEPAPEPVKVSEPAPAPQKVAEPAPQKPAVSAEPVAPTDPFEKGKAFLAEGKYKEAATMWREVLAKQPGHAGAYFYAGVTRYEMGEYDKAEFNLKKGLAYKEQGNDANYYLALVYQKTNRADQEKKALAAYLKKAAPDGKFRASAESRLAEMKAAVEAAKAAETETAAEKKSAETPAQAAAKPAPSVEKPVTPSPAAADEEYSVANANLLYKSGNLGEALRVYKALLDKGVSTDEYYFSMLQMGNIYRELRDFHSAVTRYRTVVQQYPESDWATEAERALEDAVWLERHASELPRRAR; via the coding sequence ATGAATATTCGACTTTCTGCCGTTTTACTGGTTCTTTCGATTGGAATCTCGCTTGCGAGCGACCCGCGCCTTGAACAGGGGGCCATTTTTGAGGCCAAGGGCGATTACGAAATGGCTCTCGGTGAATACAGGGCGATTCTTGCGGAGCAACCGAAGAATGGCGAGGCATATTTCCGTGCAGCAGAAGTCTACACGAAGACTAAGAATTACAGCAGGGCCATCGCGAACTACAGGCTTGCCTATAAGTTCGAGCCGACGATGAGCGCCGCTTACGAAGGTATCGCTAAGGTTTACGAGGCCCTGGGCGACAAGAAGAAGGCTGCCGAGGAGCGTGCGAAGGATCCGAAGAACAGGCCTGCCGAAGAAGTTGCTGCCCCTGTAGAGACTGCCGCACCTGCTGAATCGGCTCCCGCAGCTCCTGTTGCGGAAGCCCCGAAGGCTGAGCCCCCTGCTCCGCAGAAGGTTGCCGAACCCGCTCCGGAACCGGTCAAGGTGAGCGAACCTGCTCCAGCTCCGCAAAAGGTGGCGGAACCTGCTCCCCAGAAGCCCGCTGTCAGTGCCGAACCTGTGGCTCCGACCGATCCGTTCGAGAAGGGCAAGGCTTTCCTTGCCGAAGGCAAGTACAAGGAAGCTGCCACGATGTGGCGTGAAGTTCTTGCTAAGCAGCCCGGACATGCCGGTGCCTATTTCTATGCGGGCGTGACCCGTTACGAGATGGGTGAGTACGACAAGGCGGAGTTCAACCTGAAGAAGGGACTTGCCTATAAGGAACAAGGTAACGACGCGAACTACTACCTTGCTCTTGTTTACCAGAAGACAAATCGCGCAGACCAGGAAAAGAAGGCCCTTGCGGCATACCTCAAGAAGGCCGCTCCCGATGGAAAGTTCCGTGCATCTGCCGAAAGCCGCCTTGCTGAAATGAAGGCTGCGGTAGAAGCGGCAAAGGCCGCCGAGACGGAGACTGCTGCTGAAAAGAAATCTGCCGAGACTCCGGCGCAGGCGGCCGCGAAACCCGCGCCCTCGGTGGAAAAGCCTGTTACTCCGTCGCCTGCGGCAGCTGACGAAGAATACAGCGTCGCGAATGCAAACCTCCTGTACAAGAGTGGCAATCTTGGTGAGGCCCTGCGAGTCTACAAGGCTCTCCTTGATAAGGGTGTCAGTACCGATGAGTACTATTTCTCGATGCTCCAGATGGGGAATATCTACCGCGAACTCCGTGATTTCCATAGTGCCGTAACGCGCTACCGCACTGTAGTTCAGCAGTATCCGGAATCCGACTGGGCAACTGAAGCCGAACGCGCGCTCGAAGATGCCGTGTGGCTCGAGAGGCATGCTTCTGAACTCCCGCGTCGTGCCCGTTAA